In Macadamia integrifolia cultivar HAES 741 unplaced genomic scaffold, SCU_Mint_v3 scaffold1276, whole genome shotgun sequence, the genomic stretch CCCGTTGGAGCTTCTCGTTTTCCACCTGACGTATTTCTTGCTCCACTCTCTCAAGTCTTCTAGCGATATCCATGGTTACTCAAAGCTCTTTCTTGTTTCCCTTTGCCAAACTGAAAGAAGCTTCTATTTATAGGCGTTGGAGGCCCATGGCTCTTtgtaatttgtgatttattttgatttataataaataaaaatagttatCATATATCATACCACATCcctttaaaaatagaaataggtcagataaatacaaatagaaatcaaatcaaagagacctaaggcaccgtttgacaatgttttgtttctgtcgtttctgcgttttcttgttcccagaaaccaagaaacaacctaaaaagtttttgataaagttgttccgtttcatctgtttctagaaacataaatcaaaatttatgcctatttacaattccaTAAATAACTTCGACAAAAATTCagcgtttctagaaacgaatttgagagagaaaaaaaatgctgttGTGCCCAATTAATCTCTCAACTagttaaacctaaaaagaggcaaccaaacCCTCTCCCCCCTTTGGGCATCCGATAatactattggggtttttagtggcattatgtctacaaaaaaaaagtttctaaaAACAGGTTTATAAAACACAAAATAATCCGTTTTTGTTCTCggaaacgtgaaaagccgtttctactgtttctagacacagaaataacaaaaacattatcaatCAGTGCCTAAGTTGTGTGAAGTTATGTACTATGGTTTTCTTTATGGAGATGAGTAAGAAGGGATGGAAGCTATTGGAATTGGAACTGTGGGATCATGTATTCATGAGGTAGTAATTTCCTTCCCAAATTTATTAGGAACAAGCTATTTTCACTTAAATCAAAtttaaaccaaataaaaaaatttagtcggttcaattttgattttgagattatgaaaaattattcaatttcagTTCGATTTCGATTTGTACCATATTTTGccttgaatcaaataaaaaccaaaccaaaactggGGTTCCATGCAGACTGCATAGCTTCACAGGTTGCAAACCAGGCCAGGCCTGctaagaattttcttttttggtagaggGCTGACAAGAATGGGGGCCTCCAAAGGTGTGTGCTCCATTGTCTCACCTGTCCATAGCATGTGCAAAGATTGCAATTTATAATCTTGTGTTGCAGAAGATTTGTATAATTTACCTAttatatcttttcctttttctgttctcaaaacaataaaatgatactCTCAGTGTTACTCTCCTGTTAGCTGAACGGCCGCTATTGCAGGtattttttctctcaatttttGAGTTAGAGCAACCCGGACTGTCATTACACCTGCTGCTGGTCCACTGAGTCGGACCTTGACAACATATCCATCTATCTGAATAAGCTCTAGCTCTCCACCTCCTGTGCCTGAAAGATACGGCCTTATCTCTGAAAGAATCTGAAAATGAATAGAGTAGATTAGAGCAATTTTTATTTGAAGTTAAATTTCCTGTTGTTAAATTGGCATTTTATTCAGGAAAACAACCTCTTCACAAAGAAGCGAGGTAAGACTGTACGTTATAACCCTCCTCAGACCCTGCCGTGGTGAGAGCTTCGTGCATTGGgtacgtctttttttttttttttttttttttttttttttttaaatgaacattTTATTGGTACTATTAATTGGTGTTTACTACTTAAGCTATGTTTTAAAGtagaatgatcatattagagctggtttgggagtagctccaatacatGTTAAGTTATGAGAAAGTCGATTGAAATggcatggtcatgttcaacagaAACCTTTAGATGCTCTATTATGGAGAAGTGACTTGGTTTAAATTGaaagatctaaaagagctaggggcagatcTAAAATGACCTtaagagaagtggtgaggaaataCATGCATATCTCAAGCCTAGTATCAAGAATGACGTCAAATAGAACTAATTGGAGGACAGTGACCCATGTAGCttaccccatttaattgggataaggcttgaGCTGTTATTGTTGTTGCAGTTGTTGTATTAATTGGCGCTTATATAATTGCCAGAGGAAACCATGAGCATTCCTTGGTACTTCTATGTAATTGAGTAACCAAACAGTAAAGGGAACTCACGGGAGCATTCTATCAAACATCTGAGGTACTGAATACATAGGGGATTGCATGGTACAAGAATGGTTCTTAGAATCTTAGTTACCTTTTCAACGTTGTCCTCATTGAGCTCAAGTCCTGTTTCTGTGTCCATAATCTGTTCCACTTCTTGGATTTCAGGGATCTTATCCCTGAGACGAGTTTCAATTCCCATCTTCAATGTCATAGTTGAACTTGGACATGAACCACAAGCTCCTTGCAGCTTTAGTACCACAACAAGACCATCGATCTCATGTAGTGCGACGTTGCCCCCATCTACCATTAGGCCTGGCCGCACTTCTTCAAGCACTTTCTCAACATTCTCCTCTGTTAATGGAAGAAGACAACTAGGCACAACTACTGTTCCTGTAAGCACCAGAAAACAAATCAACATCATAACTCTTAATTTTATGGTAATGGGTATCTCAAATTCTCTTTCAAAGGGAACTTTGCAAAACAGAAAATCAATCTCTAAAATCCAATCCAATTCAATCTATCCCTTTTCATTTGATTACCTGCTTGGCTTCTCAATTTATGCCTTGAGGTGATTTCAAGGAAATGTTTGGTATGGAATTGACCCCTGAGGAAGGAGTTCTGTTTTGAAGAAATCAAACTGGGTTCTCTGATTAGATTCTGAACAAGAAGACAAGAAGCAAGATAAAAATTGATACTTGATAGATTTAAAATCTTCCACAACTGTAAAATATGATTAGCAGGGTACCTTGAAGAGGGTTGGATTGAATGTTGCAGCTTTGGCTGTTGTTGCTTTTAGAATTTGCATTTGGGTAGAGAACACACTCATCCTCCGGACATGGGTCTTCAAGTCTGTGCTTATAACTTTAACGGAGCATATGAGGATAGGTTGGTTTTGCTTGGttgataatgataatgaaaaATTCTCCGAAGTATGTGGACAGAAGTAAACAGAGATAGAAACAGAGGAGCCACGATGGATTTAAGGAGTGAAGAAGCTGTGGTGTATGATACGTACACCTCAATTCTGCCTGCTTGGGAAGCTATGCCCCACAACAAGATTCCAAATTCAGGATCAGAATCATCAGCTCCAAAATCCGGTTGGAATCGGTATGTGATCTACATTGATAAGAAAAAATTATGGGGAAAAGGATGTTATCCGATTGCGCCCAATGTCCAGACATGGGATGCCAAGAAAAAAGATGCCCCCTGCCTTTTAATTGGATCTTGGTGCATAGACCGAGACGTTAGTATAATCAAGAagcattctttctcccctttttaatatataaaatttcaaattttcccATGTAGTGATTTTGACTTCTGTTGGAATCAAGATTTTTCcccatatttctctttttttttttttcagtaaaaaaataattgttCTAGGCATCACTATACCTAATGAAGCACAATGTTTCACTATTTGTAGATTCACAATACATGGGTTAGTCCATCTTTACCTTAAACAATTTCTTGTGGGCTATCCAAAATGATTGGTGAATAGGGTCATAGGGGCTATGCAACATGCAGTTAAATAAGATTCAactcctataaaaaaaaaaagtttaattaTCCGAAGTTTTCAAACTTAAAGTCAGTTGTTTAAGCCTTTAAGATTAAGGTttctagttttttattttatatttttttgggttttgcttGGTGTAACTATGATTGGTTATATCGAGTATGTCACCAGACAAATTTGTCCATATTAGCATGTATAAAGTAAATGTCAAGTGGGGGGGGGCACTAATGACATTTTAATTTAACTTACGAATTTTAAATGTAGAGGGAATAATCCTTACgttaaaacaaaatatttaaaaGATAATCATTACActtgaaatgacaaaaaattgCGATATTTTTAAAGTAATCAATAAAGCACAGCAAGGTAACCAAtcatataaattcaaatttcaatgaaaattcatcattcataaaaaaaataaaaacaaaatttcattgTATtggcatttttattttataggatAAGTTACACTTGGttacctatcttttagagaaaTTACATTTGAGCTACCTCATCTTTCATTAATATTATGTTTCGGTTACCTCATCTTTCATAAATATTAGATTTGGAGTACCTCAGGTATTATGCGtttggagtaattttttttttttttctaagggagagggataggcacacTGAAGAACCACATTGCCCACATGCAATAAGCTAGTAGTGGAAAACACCTTACTTTAGGAGTGccccataaaaaataaactactCCACTGTCACACTTTACTTACTCTAAAAGGCACACTAGCTATTGAGCCCTTGCTTGTTGCCTCCGTTTGTGATCTACAACCACCCTCCATTTGGTCGTGCTGCTATGATATAACGTGTAGTCGTCCTAAGGCAGCAAGATGTATGGTGTAAGCCCCTTATTTCATCTCCCTCAAAGTCTCCTTAGAATATATAGGGGCCGATAGATCCATTATTGGAGACTACAATGGCTCAATTCAACAACGTGGAATCACCTTTCCCCCAAAATCTCCGTTCCGTTTAGGTCTCTTTGACCTAAACTTTAGGGATTAGGATGAGGCCATATGACCATGTTACTAACATCGCCCACTTGGCCGTGCTGGTCAAATGCATAATGTACTTAGTTCCCATTTTCAGGAACATCTGTCATAACATTTTCATTTCCGTTCCAAATCCAATaacaatcataaaaaaaattcattgtacAAAGAACGTTCAACTCCTATTCCAGACTTAGACTATTCTAATCCCATATATATTCCGAACATTTGGTTCAAATTCTAGACTTATATTGTTCTAAGTCTCATTAAATTTACATGCTTAATATAAGCTTTCGCACAAACTCATTTTTGAAAATAACCTTGAGGGGGGGTGAATATGTTGTAACTCGGCAGttactgagagggggggtgaatcagtgagtccaattccgatccctaaaaacctgtccgatgtctgaccaagaaaacctgatatacctgtccttgtttgcacacagtcgtatgcacactcaacctctcataggcacttccaagtgtgcacacccattccacattccacgcacttcaatataaaatgcaaacaacaagcacccacaacacagggtttttacgaggttcgacaatttgcctacatccccggagtagtgcctgtaaaggctttgtacctactcaatacaatacttttgactgcacccacagtcaggagcacccacacccaattttcttaagccgaagctgagatggcactcatagtgtcgatacaatgtgtagcacccattacacgggagcacccactctcggtgcttagcacccactaagcacacaataaataatacagtaaattggggcttatatcaatgccctacagttaagccttgcctagcaaatacatccacaactaactagcatgcttacagttcatccacaactaacctagcatgtatacattcatccacaactaaccctagcatacatacatgcatataatgtaaaatcaaatgttataaaatctcacaaccgattgtcagggatgactggaaacttgtactgacaagtttggtgctcacacattctctctccttggctccttgctcttcaaagcaaatacatccttgctttcttctctgcctccttggctttgagttaatgtaccattaacacacttcaatcacctcttttacctcctttaatggcctaagaacatttatcatcaagtatgtatgttcattcaaggaccaacaaagaggggaaagcttctcctaccaaaaacgtagtcttctttcactcaaaaactcatttttattgcttccatggtgtagagcttgaaaaaatgaagaagctgcaacttggttcacccaaatctgaattaaaatgagggagatatgaccatttgaagttgaagcaatgagatagcctgaaatggaatcttcgtaggggtggcgtaggctacacagGCGGAGCGcacaacaggggcgaaatctgactgtagatctcatataaaagatcttataatctaagccgtcggattaaaccaacggacaataggtccaaaccattagatttgaatctcgatgacgtcattatgacgtaggcgctgacatcgttaGAAGTGTTGttgatctatgattggttgcttttccggattttaaagGAGCTTGTCTctcactcacaaaagagaaatgcatatcgaccgttggatccgaatcctctatgatggctttaatcagatttcatgagatcattaagttCGAAATCTTTTTTACATCTTCTATACACGCgtgaaacaccacaacataccttgataaggtgtagcgccagtgcatcaagaattatgcacctaaccaataaAATTCTATGTGCAAACATCTATCTCATCCACgtcagcgcaaaatctcagcagcctttggatgggcatcaagcctacgtggtcgaatcttggccatccatttcacttccctttactcctctttattacaatcaagcccctgcctccatatatttcaacgcttaaagaccccttgcaactcagaccttcaaaatctttaaattacacaaaagccattcaaatttcaaaaataaattccgaaaaatccacccaacactgagagcaactgatggattttcggtttggatgttcgaaccgactttacagaaacacttataactttttcatacgatatccgatcgagatgaaatgaagtgcgttggaatcgtaactggatgctctatgaCTTTTCataagactcaatcatctgaatcatcaatgtaaaaagaccaaaatgcccctacacatttccaatgacgtatctttcttaTACGGAATCgaaatgcgatgaaatcagaaccattggaaatattgtatttttgtcgtattattacatgtagaacacttcctttaaaaaattcatctttaattccgaaactgccctcgactgccacaaatgctgtaacttcttcatacggtattggaatgtgacgaaatcaaatgcactggactaggtaaattacaatatatctttttcatgaagaaccgatcttccaaaaatatcatttccattaccaaaaatgcccccgagcataaataagccaattttaccagttttgactcagaaacccgcaccacctagtaatgatgtattaaactactccatgcataccaagctgctctgttatctcatcggtgacactggacactttcatgtcatcattttcatccatgtcacccaaattggccacgtcatcatcgccatgtggccgagttgccaacaaggacaaccataaaacaacaaaatagacTATGCTAGTGAAATTTAAACATTTTCGATTAATGGTTCCCAAACACAACACCTATGTTTATAGTGATTCGATTCAACTCGAGTCTAGTCCATTCCCTACAAGTtgcacttgtaaggtattccattagctcttccctttcagtacaataGGTAGGGAGAAAAATCTTTAcaaactcttttaaggataagaggatccatACAATCTCTTTACAGGATGAGAGAGtcttttacaatctctttcaagagtccttacaatctctttaggatgagagggtccttacaatATCTTTAGAATGAAAGGATCCTACACACTGATCTAAGTATGGTCTAGAACAATGTGTAAACAAGGTGTCCAATTCTAGAGTTAACCCAACTCTTagacaaaaacaaatttaaagtAGAATAGAAAGGTTTAGAGTTACCTCTTGTGTGGTGTGTGAATGAAATGTATCTTGTTGTCTTTTCAATGCTTGTGGTAGAATGCCAAATAATGGAGAAGACTTGTATAGAGAGAGTTGAGTTCTTCTTCGAATATATTCTCAAATAGCAAGACTAGAACTCAAACAtataactttctttttttcactttaaTCCCCAATTAATGTACTTGGATGTGTAGCATTGAGTGTTATTATGTTGTACATAAGTGTGGGCTATTTATAGAGTGAGTGGGTTAAAAGAGAAGTTAGAAATTGTGTCTAACAGACACTTTTTATCTCTGTCAAAAATTACTGGTTCCTACCGGTAGTTACCAGATGAGGTATCCGTTAGAGAAATAGATCCATTAGAATATAGCCATTGGGTCTTGAATATATCCATTGGACAACTTTCAAAACTATCTAGTAGGTCATCCGGTTAACCGGAATAATTACCGGAAGGCATCCGGTAGTTACTGGTACAGTCCGGTAGTTACCGATTGCTCTTGGCTCATTAAAGGCCGATCAAGTTCTGTGAAAACATAACTGAACTGGTAACTATCGGTTCCTACCTGTAGTTCTCAGTAGGCCTCTGCTTTTTTTCCTATTCAGACTGATTATACAAAAACAATTATATCTTACTCTTACAAACTCGGATTGAGATGATTCAAATTGCGTTAGATTCACAAATCAATGCTCTACAATTTTGTAGAAGAAATGATCTTTAGATACTAtcatatgaaatgataaaaGTACCCTTGAACATGAACCTCACTGAAGTCACAACAATTGTCATGACATGTTATAACCAACATGTGTCAAAACTTATTTGGGTCTTATTACTTAGTCATTTGGCATCACCTAGGGACATTCTAGGTTAAAATAAACTTAAGGATGCAATATGAATTCATACTTATGAAATGCAGTATAGTGCTTGTGTATGGTGTGTGTACTATTACATAGAGCTACACTTAAGGTCTTCTATTCGTCGTGTGGTTGGTCCTCAAGAATCTTCATGTTGACTTTGCAAGCTTGATGTTTTCAGTGTACTTCAATTCACTTCAAGCTTTGATACTTTGAGATCTTGATTCTCTAAAGTCTGATATTGTTTGataccttcttcaagtattgatacctacttgttgatactctttaTTTGATGACtttaatcttcatttcttcttttcatttatcaaattcgatctttgatatgaagtctctataaaaaaatacttgaaggcaaattgtgaaatacctttatatgtttgttatcatcaaaaccaactataggagtgtgggcatattccTAACACTTTTGTGAAGGAATCAACTATCATATTGCTCGTAGGTATATAGGTTACTCTAATTTCATCATTTTCTACTATATCTCgaatatattgatattttatttttatatgttttttttttagttatttgaGCCATTATGTATCAAGCTTATTGCTGCTTGATTATCATAGAATATTTTCACTAATCCATTTATAAGATGCATCCCAAATTCATTTAAGAGCCGTCTTATCCAGACTGTATGAGTACTTGTCATACTACAAGCAAGATACTCAGGTTTTTGTGTGTGTCTAACAACACACCCTTGTATTTTGCAATCCTAAGAAACTGTTGCACCTCTGAACATATGACTAGAGATAGACTTACAATCATCTTTGTTCTCTCCAAAATCGGCATTGAAGTATCCAATAACCTCAAAAATTTTCGCTTGAAAACACAATTTCAagtgttttatttctttgatgTACTTCATAATCCTTTTCAATGCTTGCCAGGGCAGAGCCAAGATTACTTTTCTATCTACTTACCAAACTTACTAGACAAGACAAATCAAATCGTATGCACAATATGACGTACATCAAACTACCTACTTCCTGAGCATAGGGTACATTTAACTTTTCTTGTCCTTCTTGACGTTATTGAATTTATGATAGTCTTTCCCTATACAGTCAGAGTTGAAGGATTACAATTCTACATCTTGAATCTTTCCATCACAAAGTTCAAGTATTTTTTCTGACTCAAACACAACCTATGTTATATTTGATCCCTAAGGATTTGAATTCCTAGGTTATAGGATTCTTCCCCCATATTCTTTATTTCAAATCTATTGTTGAGTCCGTACTTGTTTTTTCTTAGAATATCCAAGTTATTTCTAGTCAACAGTATGTTATCAACAtataatggtagaatagtaaaaaTACTTCTGCTTTTCAAATATATACACAATTGTCCAATTTATTTGCTATGATTCCTAACTTAAGGATTGTTTTGTAGAATACTAAATACCACTGATGTAAGGACTTTTTAAGTTTACATACTTTACACTTTATcttcctgtcccatttcctgaAAACCTTCAGGGtgttgcatatatatatatatatatatatatatagtttcttCCAACTCACCATTGAGGAAAGcaattttcacatccatttgaaaCAATTTTAATTCCAGATGTGCGACAAGTGTTAATATCAATCTAATAGAGGTAAATTTCACTGCCAACGAGTAAGTTTCTTTGTAATCTATACTACCCTTTTGTGTATATCCTTTTGCAACTAACCGAGCTTTGAATTTATCAATAGACTCAAATACTTTATACTTTTTCTTAAATATCCATTTGCAACCTATGGAATTTTTACCTTTTAGTAGGTCACATAGTTCCATACTTGTTCTTTGTGATAGAGTCAACTTCCTCCCACATGCCATTCAACAATTCATCTGATTCTCGTAATTTTATCGCTTCGTTGTAGGTTACAGGATTGAATTTATCCACATCCGTGTCAACTATATGACAAGATGGTTCACATAAATAAAGATAGTAGTCATATAAATACGTTTGAGGTACTCTTGTTCTCTTACTTCCACTTATCTAAGTTCCAAGTCCTATCCCTGATGATCAACTTGATCTTTAGGGACTtggattttttgataaaaaatttctGGTTCCATTCAAGGGTCAACATCATAAACATCGTCAATGACTTGTAGGGGTTTTGTATCCTTCTGTTGTGGTTCTTCTTCTGGTCTTTCTAGAAATTATATGTCTTGACTCTCAATTACCACTCTTTCAGGGTGACAGAAACTATATCATTTTGATCTTCCAGAAGACCCTATGAAATTGTATCTGATCATTGTAGAATTCAATTTGTTTCTATATGGCTCAGGTATTAGTACATTGGCTACTAACACCCACTTAGAGTTTTTAAGTTTAATTTTCTAC encodes the following:
- the LOC122063274 gene encoding nifU-like protein 3, chloroplastic, coding for MSVFSTQMQILKATTAKAATFNPTLFKNLIREPSLISSKQNSFLRGQFHTKHFLEITSRHKLRSQAGTVVVPSCLLPLTEENVEKVLEEVRPGLMVDGGNVALHEIDGLVVVLKLQGACGSCPSSTMTLKMGIETRLRDKIPEIQEVEQIMDTETGLELNEDNVEKILSEIRPYLSGTGGGELELIQIDGYVVKVRLSGPAAGVMTVRVALTQKLREKIPAIAAVQLTGE